TGGTGAATACCATTGCACACCTGTGAGAACGGCTGCCCATAGCGAGTGAAGGAACAAGAAATACATTGCTGGGGGAGGAAAGTAAGAGTCCACTCACTTTGTAAGGCattttggtgtttcttttttctttttttttttttaagatttacttatttatttgacagagagagacagccagcaagagagggaacacaagcagggggagtgggagaggaagaagcaagctcccagtggaggagcccgatgcggggctcgatcccagaaccccgggatcacgcccctgagccgaaggcagccgcttaacgactgagccgcccaggcgcccccattctggTGTTTCTTTACAATTAagtacataggggcgcctggcgggTTCAGTCAGCAGACCACAcgattcttgatctcaaggttgtgagttcaagccccatattgggcatggagcctactttaaaaaattaaattaaatgaaatatatacctACCACGTGATGCAACCACTCCATTCCTGGGGTACTTACCCGAAAGAAATAAGAGCACATGAACAGACTTAGACCTAATGTTCGTAGCAGGtttatttgtaataatgaaaaattggaaaggaggggtatctgggtggctcagtcggttaagtggctacctttggctcaggtcatgctctcagagtcctgggatcgagccccgtgtcggtctccctgctaggtggggagcctgcttctccctctccctctgcctgccactccccctactcaggctcaatctctctgtcaaataaatgaataaaatcttaaaaaaaaagaaagaagaaagaaagaaagataaagaattcTTCCAGCAGgttcttcttttaaaacaaaattggaaaagaCACAAATACCCACCACCAGGTGAACTGGGTACATGAAGTGTGGGACAAGCCATACAACGGAATACGGCTTAGCAATAAAAATGAGCTAACTTTTAGTACATGCAACATCATGTACAGATCTAAATGTGTCAGGTAAAAAACGCCAGATAAAACAGGCTACCTAATCTAAGTGTCTAGAAATGCAATTAAGGggcgcctcgctggctcagtcggaagagcgtgcaactcttgatatcagggtcaaGAATTCGAgccccatggggcgcctgggtggcacagcggttaagcgtctgccttcggctcagggcgtgatcccggcgttatgggatcgagccccacatcaggctcctccgctatgagcctgcttcttcctctcccactccccctgcttgtgttccttctctcgctggctgtctctatctctgtcgaataaataaataaatcttaaaaaaaaaaaaaagaattcgagccccatattgggtgtagagattatgtgaataaatatgtttaaaaaatagaaatgcaatggatgtATAGTGTCAGAAGCCAGTCGATCGTTGCCTGGGtcatggcggggtgggggggggagcagtaATAAAAAGGGGCACAAGGAAACGTTGGGGGAGACGCTTGAAAACTCGATgatcagtgaaagaagccagacatcaAAGGCCACCTGTGGAATCATAATTCCATCCATATGAAATATCTACATcaggcaaatccacagaaacagaaagtgggTTATTAGGAGCcacgggctgggggagggaggcggggagggagtGCTAATGGGGGCAGGGTTTCCTTCCGGGGGATGGAAAGGTCTTAGAACTAGGCGCACAACACTgcgaatgtactaaatgccatgGAGTTGTCCACGTTAAACTGGTTAATGGTTAATCTAATGTgaatttctcaataaaaaaaaaaaaaagaggaacggCAAGAGTTATAGAGATACGCACACACACTCCCCTCCATCCTGCTCCCCATCCTCAcctgcagcccccaccctgccccaccccaccccctcccagccacctgccctggtccaccaccccctcctcctgggctccccaaacacccccccccacttttAAACTTGGACCCGTCCCTGCAGTTTCCTGGAAGTGACTCACTGAGCCTGCTGCACAGGAGGGACGGGAGGGACAGCCATGCGAGCCCTGCTCCAGGCGATGAAGGCAGCTGAAACCCCAGGACGCTCAGGGCGACAAACACTTGCCCCTGTGCCTGGCCCAGCGTGCAGATGACAAAGCTGCCCCCAAGAGCAAAGCCATGAGCCCACAGATGGTCAGCTGGCTCAAAGGGAGCTGTCCCCTTTGTGCAAGCTGGTCTGCAAGGATGGCACAGCGACCTGGGTCCTCCCAGTGTTCACACCCTCGTACGGTCCCCACGCACTTCTGGGCTAACCTGGGGCTCCAAGATAGCAACAGAACGCATCAGAAGTGCTGCTGGCCCGGCTCCAGGCCCCCCTTTAAGAGGTCTGGTGGCCTCCACGCCGCACTCTGAGGAGCCGAGTTGCCACGAAAGAGACCAGACCGTCCCGCTCGGGGGCCACATAGAGAGGGAGTGGCCCTGCTGCCCTGGCCATCATCCCAAGGCTCCAGACATGACGGAGAAATTCTAGATGCTAAGGTCCGGCTCAGCCCCCAGAGGACAGCAGCCATGACTCCATGCGTGAAACAGAAGAGCGGCCAGCAGTCGTGACAGAGAACACGTGGGGGAGGTCTGCTCCACTGAATCCACGTGGATGAGTCAGACCTCCGCTTAGGTGGCATGTGACAAGCGGCCTCATACCTCCCTTCCACACCCTCTGACCCTCTGACCATGcctaagcaaaagagaaaaacctaaaaacaagaaaatcctaCCCTGCGGTGGGACTCCTTCCTGTCGACTGGAAGCCTACGGTTCTGCTTCTGCCTCAGTACTCCTTGGCTCCAGCGGGTGCTGAGGGAAGGCCTTGTACCCCAGGAGATGGGGCCCCCTACGGTCGCTGCAGCCCCCCCCAAGCCCTCACTCCCACTGCCCCCCGCACTGCCTGACAGAGCACTCAGCCCCCCACACACTGCCCAAGGCCCAGACTCCCAAACCTACCTCAACCACCTTCCCCGcactgggaggtgggtggggcccCAAAGCCAAACTCTACCACCCCCAGAAAGCCCTCCTTGGTGCACCTGTTCACTCTACCCCTCCCCAGCATCTCATCATCAGGGGTCTCCCTGCCTGCCAGATGAGGGAGCCCCAAGACCCTACATGGGACCCTGGGTGCTCGCTCAACAGTGGGCTGCACGGGCGCAGCCGGGGGCAGACACCCAGTTCAGCTCCAGGGATGTCAGGAAGGTCCTCCCCCGCCCCGGGCAAGGAGGCTATGGGAGCCCTGGCTACGCCATctggaaatgaggaaaatgaggactGGAGAAGAGCCTTGCCCTCAACACCCAGCAGTAGGGTGTGTATGATCTAGATTTTCTGTATTCCCGATGCTCTGGCGTCTAGGGCCTCGCTGACCAGGAGGGACTGTCCCCCATGGAGTCAGCCAGTTCCTACAGACGGCAAACAGCTCACCAGTGGAGCGCACGTTTCACATGCGAACCAATCCGTCCAGAGCCCACACCCTGAGCCAGGGTCCCGCTGCCCTGATCACCTCGGGGTCAACTGCCAGACAGCTGGGGACAGGGCACATCGAGCTCTGATTGCCAGCATCCCTCCAGAATAAACATTATCGCCAGCTGTAGGGCCCAGCTCCGAGCAACCCCGCCAGATAAGGAATTCGGCTGCCCCGCCCCTGAAGCTCCCTCTTTCGGAAagccctgggtggcttagatagTTGACTGCCTGAGTGACCCCACTTCTACCTCCCCGCCCCAATTCCTCTTCTTATGCTTTAAATTCACCAGTaaaagggcgcctggggggggctcagtcagtgaagcgtctgctctcagctcaggtcatgatcccggggtcctgggattgagtcccgcatcaggctccctgctcaacggggagtctgcttctccctctccctctccctctgcctctcccctggcacatgctctcactctaataaataaataaaatctttaaaaaataaaatagaataaattcaCCAGTAAAGAGTGAACTCGTGAAACCCTAGACACCCCACCCTTGGACCCTAACGAAGACAGAGAGCCCCAGGTCCACACTGCCTCTTTACCCGTGATCTCGCTGTGCGGCCCGTGAGGGTGCCGTGTGCCCTCTTGCGAGGACTTGTGAGTCATCACCCTCGTTCCTCGAAGTTCCCGGATAGTCTTTGCTGAAGTGTGTCCAGCGATCATAAGAAGAACCACAAGGGCGGGCCCAGCCACAACATCGGCAGATCCGTGGGGCTGGCTACGCCAGGCACAGACCCAGGCGGATGCCCCAGGCATTCCTAGCCAGTGGCGTCACTGTCAACAGGCTGGTACCTACAGGACAGACAGCACCTGCCCCCAGAGCCCACTGGGGTTATTCAAATTAGCCAATCCCAAGCCCGCTCACCCTGCCTCACCTGTTCCTTCCCATGGGAACCACAATAAAGGTTCTTGCCTACATTCTCCgcccgctccctctgcctcctgaccctgGGACTTCCTTCCCCTGTGTGGCACAGTGTGCCAACTCCGCGCCCCCCCATCTTTTGGGAACTGCGAGTCTTTTCAACGGCAGTCCGCACCTGCACAATAATGAAACCTACATTTTAAAACCGGGTGGAGCCCAGACCAACCCTGGGATGCCCAGCTTCCATCTCAAAGAGGAAGAAGCCACGATGGATGGCGGTTCCCCAGGACTCTAGGAGGCACTGGTCGGGTTCTGCTCCCCCGCACAAGAGCCTTCGGGTCATGCAGaccaccctgctgccccagccccgCTGCCTCCTGATGTGGGTCCCAGGAAGCTAGAGGCAAAGTGGCCGAGGGAGTGCCCAGGGCTGGGTCTCGGAGTCCCACCCTCTCGAGACACTTCCACCACGGAGGAGGGCCTGGCCTGGAGATCCCTGGCTGGCTGGGCAGAGCgagacagaggcccagaggcaggcAGAAGATGTGAAGTAACTTTAATCGGCACCTTCAGATGGGGGCAGCAGGAGTGTCTACATGTGGGGCCGCCCCCAGAAGCAGCCTGGGACCAGCCCCTCAGTTCCAGCTGTGATGTACTCCCCATCCAGGCTCCCTGCATCCAGGGGGAGGGTCCCAGCACCCCCAACCTCTCCGGAGCCAGCGGCAGGAGCTCTGGTCCATGGTGCTGCCTGGCCAGAAGGACCCACGTCTGAGGGCTGGTGCGCCAGCAGCCGTGCGCTGCTGCTGAGGTACACGTCCCCATAGCTGCCCCCGCTCGGGGACCAAGAGCTGTGGTAGCAAGAGCCCGTCCTCAGAAGTGCGAGGTCTTCCTGTCTGACAGCAGCAGGGACTCCTTCACGACCGTCAGCAGCCCCAGCGGGTGCAGCCGCCCCCGCACACAGAGCCGGgacagcacaaacagggagaTGGCAGCCACACCGGCACTGAGCACCACTGTGGGGGACAGACAGGCAGGAGTCAGCAGCTCGCCACACGGAGAAGGGGCATCTGcagcctgtcccctccccaagccccaggAGTAGGAGGGCCTGGTCCTCTCACCCGCAGCTGCGATAACCCCACAAGCACTCCGGTATCCAGACTGGACAGAGTCCTGGTCCTCAACGGGGGTGGCTGTGGCATTCTTGAGAGAGGTGACACTGTGCGGGGTCACAGGCGTCCCTGTGGACGTGGCAGTCCCTTCCTTGAGGGTCTCAGTTCCTGCAATAAGTCCAGGCATTCAGCAGCTGGGGATTGGGCACTGAggacggtggggggggggacgacaCATGATGAACAGGTGTTCCAAATGCCTGAGGGGACCTTGGGCTGATCTTCCGCTGCCCCCACGGGGATGCAAGTGTCCACACCCTCAGCCTGGTCCCACCGGAAGCGTGAGGTGTCCTTATCTAATGCCCagccctctccacccctccagGCACACTGAGGTCCCATGATACACACCACAGCCAAGCTCGTCACTGGAGGCGGGACAGTCGGGATGGCCATCGCAGAGCCAGGTGTGTGGGATGCAGGCACCGCCTAGCAGGCAGTGGAGCTCCCCAGCCGGGCAGGGCTGGTAACTGCAGTTGTGAACATTCTCGACGATGCCATCTAGGCAGTCATCGATGTTGTCACAAGGGCAGGGGCTGCCAGTGGGTGGCTGGCACTCTCCGTCCTGGGCACAAGGCTTGTTCCCTGGGGTACGAGGTCAGTCAGGTCCCAAATACCTGCCCAACAGTGCTGCAGTACGCCCCTCCACCCGGCCCCCTTGTAAGCCCCGCCTTCCAGGAACAGGTGACTCTAGAAAAATCCACCCATCCTAAAGACTCCCCCTTGCTAGCTCCACCTGCCAAGGACTGGCCTCCCTGCAAGCCCCTCTTCCCAAGGCCCCCCTAAGTCCGCTTCCCAGTAAACCCACCTCGTCTTGTAAGCCCTGCCCACCCTCAGGCCCCGCCCCATCATTCCCCCGCCTGAAGGCCACACCCCTCGCACCAGCAGCTCACCCCTGCGGCCCCGCCCCCAGAGCCCGGCCACTCACGGCACTCCTCCTCATCGCTGCCGTCCGGGCAGTCCTTGTCACCGTCGCAGCGCATCGTGAGAGGCACACAGAAGCCACTGGTCCGGCACTGGAAGCTGGTGGGCGGGCACGAGCCTGCAAGATGCACACAAGTGAGGTCTGGGAGGCCCGagtcctgccccccaccccaggggcacGGTGGTTTCAGACTGCGACCACCAGGAGGCAGGCCAGGTCCCAGGGCACTGGAATGACACTGGCAGCCACCGTTTGCTGAGGACCTACTACGCGGGAGGCTCGGAGGGCAGGTTCTACCGCCAGCCCCATGCTGCAGAAGACACTGAGGAGACAGGCAAGGCCCGGGGCTACAGAGCTGGTGGCAGAGTCCAGGTCTGAACCCATGTCTCACTGATCCTGGGGTCTTTACCAGGCTCCAGGCCAGATGGTCTCCCCAAGAGGCTCTCCAAGATCCACGGTTAAACAGACTAGGGTAGGGGCCATCTCTGAACCTGCCCTGGCCCAGGCCCATGGTCTGGGTCGGCAAGGCCCATTATATCCCACCTGCTTAGccaaggggaaactgaggccctgggtGGAGGACCTGCTTAGTTACCAAGGCTTGTCCACTCACCACCTAAATTCCTCCCAGATCCGACCACTTTCCCCATCCTGAATGTGCCGCCTCCTCACCAggccccatccccatctccatTTGGACACTGGGGATCTCACAGAGTCACATCATTCAGTCACCTGCCCTTGCCTCCTCTCTGCTCAAAGCTGTGCCCTGGTCCCCTGAGCCTCTCACACCAAATCCCTATTTTGTCTATGCGGCCACAGGCCTGGCAAAGCCCTGCCATGAACCCTTCCTGGAcctcatttcctccctccttcttcctcttcatccagctccctctgtcctggCCTCCTCACTGTTCTCCAAGAGGCCTGGCTCatttctacctcagggcctttgcctgCGCTGATGCTTGGCCCTGTGCCCCTCTCTTCCCCACACTCTGCAACTGGTGATTCCTCCCCAGCTTTCAGATCTCTGCTTCTTTCTTGGAAAGGGTCTCACGCACCCCTCAGAGAGGCCTGAAGCTCTGCCTTCCACTAAAACAATGGTCCTCAAATTGGTATCCACACAGACTGGACACTCAGTGGAGATCAGGGCCAGGACCTTGTGACCGCAAGCCCAGGGCAATACAGACACAAGTCACACAAGGGTCCAGGCTGGGTCCTGATGAGATCTGAGCCTTCCTGGACCCCAGGCAGTGAGGCTCGGGCTACATGCTGATCTGGAAGAGCACGAAAGGGCCTAGAACGTGGGCAGCAGGAGAAGTCTGACAGACTGAGGAAACGAATGGCCTTTAAGGCTCTCCTCCTGGGTTCAGTGATGGGGGTGCAAATACCTGCTTGGCCCCAACCTAGAGGCACTCCAGTCAATCCTGGTACTCTTAGCATTTCCACCGTTACTTACAGGCCTGAGCCTCCAAacccccttctccccacagccAGCCCGCCACAGGCCTCCAGGCCCAATGACACCTGTGACCCACACAGTCCCTGAGCTTTTGAAGACAGGAAGAGCTGTGACCGGACCTGGAGctggcttccttccctgcccACGGGGGGTCTGGCGGTCTCTGGGTGCGGCTTCCTCTCTAGGCCTAGCCACTCTTAGCCTTGCCAACCTCCCGACTGACCTCCCTCCCTGGAGTGTGTGTTCTTCCTGGAAAGTGGGAGGCAGAGCACAGCAGACCAGGCCTCATAGGGCTATTGGGTCAGACAGGAGTTGAAGTGACCAGCGACTttccctcccagcctcagttCCCTCCCCTGTAAAAGGAGCATGTTAGGAGTCCCTACCTCATTGTCCTGAGGAGAGGAGAACTGTAGAGTTTGGTACTTGGTTAAATTGAGTCCTGCCTCCTTAAAGGAACCAGGAACATTTAGCCTGTAAAGGCAGGGGCTTTGGGGTGAGGCAGGGACCAGATCAGACGGGAGCTCACTGCTGAAAGCGAGGATCACCTGTGCCTACACGGAGGTCACTCTCCCACCCAGCTGCCTCTGGGGACCTCAGGGAGGGCCACCAAGATCACCTAGGCCCAGGAGCAGGTGCCCAAGGGCCTGGCgtcacagggagggagagaaacgaTGGGGACGGTGGGGGCTGGTCGCCCAGGAAACTCAGCCATATGGCCTTGGGGTTGGATGAGGGCCTCCTACAACTGCTGCAAGAGGCGCCAGATGACCGGCCATGCACAGTTAGAGGTCGGACAACCTGAGCCTACAGCAAGCCCTCCTGCCCACGCTGGGCTGAAGGGCGGCTTGGAGGTGACAAAGGGGTACGCCAAGCAGAGCAGGAGTGGGGTGTGAGCAGGCAGAAGCAGGACAGTTAAAGGCAGGCAGAGCCACCCACGCGAGGATCCCCCGACTGGGGAAGGCTCGCTCAAAGGCCAGGCTCCCCGCACTCCAGAGTCTCCAGCCACGTGCCGGGGGAGTGTCCGGAGCGCACAAGCGTTACAACCAATGGCGAGGCGCCGCCGGCGCGCGGGGCGGGACCAGGCCTCCCGGGGGGCGCGCGCGTGGAGTACGCGGAGCTCACTCACCTGGGGCCTGGGCCAAGAACTGGATCGGGACCGGGCTCGGGGCGGCCTCCATGCCCAGCCCGAAGCCAAGCAGCAGCCGCAGCGCCAGACCCAGGGCCGCTGTCCGCCGCACTCCGCCCTGCGCCATGCAGCCGCTTGCTGCACCGCCCCGTCCCGGTACTAACCACGCGCCGACTGGGCCTCGCTTTTATCCCGGCGCACGCGCGCCGCGGTCGGGGGCGGGGCCCACGCCCCGAGGAGCCGCGGCGCCCGCCGCTAAGAGTACCGTAAAGGTCCGAATACGAGAGGAACCAAATTTGAGGCTCTAACCCACTTTTCCCAGTGACAAGGTACATCGAAATGTGTTGGGCCCATCTGAAGTTAGAAACTATGGGGATGTAAACGAACTTGTCATTGTCTACTTACAATATCGAATGTGTCGCGGGCATACCGCAGCAAATGTTACTGTCTGATTATCATATTTAATATGGTAGCCACTCCCCTCAGGCACGCCCCagcctttccctcctcctgcttctcccatGCGCCCAACTTTTCTACTTTGCTTACTTTGATTGAGTGATGACCCACTAGGTCAGCGGCAGGGCAGGAATGCTGTGTTGTTCACTGCAtctccagtgcctagcacagcgTCGGCCACAATAGCAGGCTCTGaaatatttagtgaataaatgaacGAAACACTCCCAGAATTTACTGGCTTCCATCAAGGGTCCGGTTCCTCGCACCTGGATGCGCTCACCCACACCCACTGCCTCCTTCAGTCCTCCTCACAGGGCGGTGGGTATTCTCCAGGAACAAGATATGTAAAGGCAGCCCATGGGCTTTCTCATGCTCAACCAATAGGCACATAAAATACAAACCTTCTGCAGGCTTTCTAGCCAACCAGTGGCCGTGTTTTCTTGAAAGTTAAGTATTTTATCAATTGTTCTGCCTTGAGAAGAAGCAACGCTTCGGACTGTCAGCAGAACCCCAAACAAGTGGAAGTCCCTCAGTGTTAGGTATGCAAGCatttacccccacccccacccccatttcctgGAAGCAACACTAAAGCATCCAGATCTTTCCCACAAGGGGCTGTTTGCAGGTTGTTGGCAAGCTTCACTATTAGAAAATGTTGAAAGTTATAGCTGCTTTtgg
Above is a window of Ursus arctos isolate Adak ecotype North America unplaced genomic scaffold, UrsArc2.0 scaffold_123, whole genome shotgun sequence DNA encoding:
- the CD320 gene encoding CD320 antigen, translated to MAQGGVRRTAALGLALRLLLGFGLGMEAAPSPVPIQFLAQAPGSCPPTSFQCRTSGFCVPLTMRCDGDKDCPDGSDEEECRNKPCAQDGECQPPTGSPCPCDNIDDCLDGIVENVHNCSYQPCPAGELHCLLGGACIPHTWLCDGHPDCPASSDELGCGTETLKEGTATSTGTPVTPHSVTSLKNATATPVEDQDSVQSGYRSACGVIAAAVVLSAGVAAISLFVLSRLCVRGRLHPLGLLTVVKESLLLSDRKTSHF